A single Parabacteroides timonensis DNA region contains:
- a CDS encoding TraG family conjugative transposon ATPase: MRNILKASTLESKFPLLAVEHGCILSKDADITVAFEVELPELYTVTSAEYEAIHSAWCKAIKVLPDYSIVHKQDWFVREQYRPELQKDDMSFLSRSFERHFNERPYLNHSCYLYLTKTTKERSRQQSNFSTLCRGHIIPKEIRDKDAAAKFIEATEQFERIMNDCGFIRLRRLTSDEITGTATSAGLVEKYFSLSLENTACLQDISLSAEEMRIGDNILCLHTLSDAEDLPSGVATDTRYEKLSTDRSDCRLSFASPVGLLLPCNHIYNQYLLIDNSEDNLQRFEKSARNMQSLSRYSRSNQINKEWIDEYLNEAHSLGLTSVRAHFNVMAWSDDREELKHIKNDTGSQLAAMECTPRHNTVDCPTLFWAAIPGGAGDFPAEESFYTFIEQAVCLFTEETNYRSSLSPFGIKMVDRLTGKPLHLDISDLPMKKGVITNRNKFILGPSGSGKSFFTNHMVRQYYEQGTHVVLIDTGNSYQGLCEMIRRKTGGEDGIYFTYTDESPIAFNPFYTDDKVFDIEKRESIKTLLLTLWKKDTEPATRSEEVALSNAVALYIERIKREADVEPSFNTFYEFVRSDYRTVLEEKKVREKDFDLANFLNVLEPYYRGGEYDYLLNSNKQLDLLQKRFIVFEIDAIKDHPILFPVTTIIIMELFINKMRRLKGIRKMILIEEAWKAIASANMASYIKYLYKTVRKFYGEAVVVTQEVDDIIASPIVKESIINNSDCKILLDQRKYINKFDAIQALLGLTDKEKGQILSINMANHPSRLYKEVWIGLGGTQSAVYATEVSAEEYLAFTTEETEKMEVYALAEKLGGDIEAAIRQLAERRRNKQ, translated from the coding sequence ATGAGAAACATACTTAAAGCATCGACGCTCGAATCGAAATTTCCGCTGCTGGCCGTCGAACACGGCTGCATCCTCTCGAAAGATGCAGACATCACAGTGGCCTTCGAGGTCGAATTGCCGGAGCTGTACACCGTAACCTCCGCCGAGTACGAGGCCATCCATTCGGCATGGTGCAAGGCCATCAAGGTCTTGCCCGATTACAGCATCGTCCACAAGCAGGATTGGTTCGTGCGCGAGCAGTACCGCCCGGAGCTGCAAAAGGACGACATGAGTTTCCTGTCGCGTTCGTTCGAGCGGCATTTCAACGAGCGCCCGTATCTGAACCACTCGTGCTACCTGTACCTGACGAAAACCACCAAAGAGCGGAGCCGCCAGCAGAGCAATTTCAGCACCTTGTGCCGTGGGCACATCATTCCGAAGGAGATCCGCGACAAGGACGCTGCGGCCAAGTTCATCGAGGCGACGGAGCAGTTCGAGCGCATTATGAACGACTGCGGCTTCATCCGCCTGCGCCGCCTTACCTCCGACGAGATTACCGGCACGGCCACGAGTGCGGGATTGGTTGAGAAATACTTTTCTCTTTCATTGGAGAACACCGCCTGCTTGCAGGACATCTCCCTCTCGGCGGAGGAGATGCGCATCGGCGACAACATCCTGTGCCTGCACACGCTTTCCGACGCGGAAGACCTGCCGTCGGGCGTGGCGACGGACACCCGCTACGAGAAGCTCTCCACCGACCGGAGCGACTGCCGCCTGTCGTTCGCCTCGCCCGTCGGCCTGCTGCTGCCCTGTAACCATATTTACAATCAGTATTTGCTAATCGACAACAGCGAGGATAATTTGCAGCGTTTCGAGAAAAGCGCCCGCAATATGCAGTCGCTTTCGCGCTACTCGCGTTCCAACCAAATCAACAAGGAGTGGATCGACGAGTACCTGAACGAAGCGCACAGCCTCGGCCTAACCTCCGTGCGTGCCCATTTCAACGTCATGGCGTGGTCAGACGACCGCGAGGAGCTGAAGCATATCAAGAACGACACGGGCAGCCAGCTCGCGGCGATGGAATGTACCCCGCGCCACAACACTGTGGACTGCCCGACGCTGTTCTGGGCGGCCATACCGGGCGGCGCGGGCGACTTCCCCGCCGAGGAGAGCTTCTACACGTTCATCGAGCAGGCGGTCTGCCTCTTTACCGAGGAAACGAACTACCGCTCCTCGCTCTCGCCGTTCGGCATCAAGATGGTCGATAGGCTCACGGGCAAACCGCTGCATCTGGACATCAGCGACCTGCCGATGAAAAAAGGCGTGATAACCAACCGCAACAAGTTCATCTTGGGGCCGAGCGGTTCGGGAAAGTCTTTTTTCACGAACCACATGGTAAGGCAATACTACGAGCAGGGAACGCACGTCGTACTGATCGACACGGGAAACTCCTATCAGGGTTTGTGCGAGATGATCCGCCGCAAGACCGGAGGCGAGGACGGGATTTATTTCACCTATACGGACGAAAGCCCCATCGCGTTCAATCCGTTCTACACCGACGATAAGGTCTTCGACATCGAGAAACGCGAGAGTATCAAAACGCTGCTGCTCACGCTGTGGAAAAAGGACACCGAGCCTGCCACGCGCTCCGAGGAAGTCGCCCTCTCGAATGCTGTGGCGCTCTACATCGAGCGCATCAAGCGGGAGGCGGACGTCGAGCCGTCGTTCAACACCTTTTACGAATTTGTCAGGAGCGACTACCGCACCGTGCTGGAGGAGAAAAAGGTGCGCGAAAAGGACTTCGACCTCGCCAATTTCCTCAATGTGCTGGAGCCGTACTACCGGGGCGGGGAGTACGACTACCTGCTGAACAGCAACAAGCAGTTAGACCTGCTGCAAAAGCGGTTCATCGTCTTCGAGATCGACGCCATTAAGGATCATCCCATCCTCTTTCCGGTAACGACGATTATCATTATGGAGCTGTTCATCAATAAGATGCGCAGGCTTAAAGGCATCCGCAAGATGATATTGATCGAGGAGGCATGGAAGGCCATCGCCTCGGCGAATATGGCCTCCTACATAAAATATTTGTACAAGACCGTCCGCAAGTTCTACGGCGAGGCCGTCGTGGTTACGCAGGAGGTGGACGACATCATCGCCTCGCCGATTGTCAAGGAAAGTATCATCAACAACTCGGATTGCAAAATCCTGCTCGACCAGCGCAAGTATATCAACAAGTTCGACGCGATACAGGCGCTTTTGGGACTGACCGACAAGGAAAAGGGGCAAATCCTTTCGATCAACATGGCCAACCACCCCTCGCGGCTCTATAAAGAGGTGTGGATCGGGCTGGGCGGTACGCAGTCGGCGGTGTACGCTACGGAGGTGAGTGCCGAGGAATATCTGGCGTTCACGACGGAGGAAACCGAAAAGATGGAGGTTTACGCGCTGGCCGAGAAGCTGGGCGGGGACATCGAGGCGGCGATCCGGCAGTTGGCCGAGCGTCGCAGAAACAAACAGTAA
- a CDS encoding DUF4133 domain-containing protein → MAEYPINKGIGRSVEFKGLKAQYLFIFAGGLLVLFVLFVIMYMVGINQWFCIGFGVISASVLVWQTFALNARYGEHGLMKLGAVRSHPRYLINRRRIARLFTRKKEKNEKHT, encoded by the coding sequence ATGGCAGAGTACCCTATCAACAAGGGGATCGGCCGCTCGGTTGAGTTCAAGGGATTAAAGGCACAATACCTTTTCATCTTCGCAGGAGGGTTGCTCGTGCTGTTCGTCCTCTTCGTCATCATGTACATGGTTGGTATCAACCAATGGTTCTGTATCGGCTTCGGGGTGATTTCTGCGTCCGTTCTGGTCTGGCAGACATTCGCCCTGAACGCCCGGTACGGGGAACACGGACTGATGAAGCTGGGAGCCGTGCGCAGCCACCCGCGCTACCTGATCAACCGTCGCCGCATCGCCCGATTATTTACCCGTAAAAAAGAGAAGAATGAGAAACATACTTAA